In Arachis stenosperma cultivar V10309 chromosome 1, arast.V10309.gnm1.PFL2, whole genome shotgun sequence, one DNA window encodes the following:
- the LOC130942585 gene encoding probable pectinesterase/pectinesterase inhibitor 12 codes for MASSTSSKASLFLLATILFFSNACAISNPSNAENLNALKSFCRTTPYPEVCFNSLKLSISITISPNILNNLLQSLQVAISEATKLSDLFNNAGNSNSIIENKIGAVQDCKELHKLTLSSLKRSLTAIRSQNSKDLVDARTYLSAALTNKETCLESMESASGTLKPTLVDSVTNTFKYVSNTLSMLPRKPDMKKKQTKSTPKWFFSKSDDEGYDPSEVIVVAADGSGNFSTINEAVDFAPSNSFDRTVIYVKEGLYEENVEIPSHKTNIVLLGDGRDATVITGNRSFVDGWTTFRSATLAVSGDGFLARDIAIENKAGPEKHQAVALRVNADLTAFYRCSIYGYQDTLYTHSFRQFYRESDIYGTIDFIFGNAAAIFQGCNIVSLMPIPGQFTVITAQSRSSPDEDTGISIQNSSIVASTDLSSNSTMVKSYLGRPWRVYSRTVYIESYIDKFIDPLGWTKWNNNNDGDTEGLETLYYGEYENYGGGSDTRNRVDWPGFHLLDYNDAYNFTVSEFIAGDAWLGSTSFPYDDGI; via the exons ATGGCTTCTTCTACGTCTTCTAAAGCCTCCCTTTTTCTCTTAGCAACAATCTTATTCTTCTCAAATGCTTGTGCTATCAGCAACCCCTCCAATGCAGAAAACCTCAATGCATTGAAATCCTTTTGCAGAACCACACCATACCCTGAAGTTTGCTTCAACTCATTGAAGCTATCAATCTCTATAACCATATCTCCAAACATACTCAACAACCTCCTTCAGTCTCTCCAAGTAGCTATATCAGAAGCCACAAAGCTATCTGATCTTTTCAACAATGCTGGAAACTCAAATAGCATCATAGAGAATAAAATAGGAGCAGTTCAAGACTGCAAGGAGCTCCACAAACTCACATTGTCTTCTCTGAAACGCTCTCTAACCGCAATCCGTTCGCAGAACTCGAAGGACTTGGTTGATGCAAGAACATACCTTAGTGCAGCGTTAACCAACAAAGAAACGTGTTTAGAAAGCATGGAGTCAGCTTCTGGTACCCTTAAGCCAACTCTTGTGGATTCTGTGACCAACACTTTCAAATATGTCAGCAACACACTCTCAATGCTCCCTCGTAAGCCTGatatgaagaagaagcagaCGAAGAGCACTCCAAAGTGgtttttttcaaaatcagaTGATGAAGGGTATGATCCTAGTGAAGTGATTGTTGTGGCTGCAGATGGGAGTGGGAACTTTAGCACTATCAATGAAGCTGTTGACTTTGCTCCAAGTAATAGCTTTGACAGGACAGTGATATATGTGAAAGAAGGGTTATACGAGGAGAATGTGGAGATTCCAAGTCATAAGACCAATATTGTTTTGCTTGGAGATGGAAGAGATGCCACTGTCATCACTGGTAACAGAAGTTTTGTTGATGGCTGGACTACTTTTAGATCTGCCACTCTAG CTGTGTCTGGGGATGGTTTTCTGGCTCGAGACATAGCAATTGAGAACAAAGCGGGGCCAGAGAAGCATCAAGCAGTTGCACTGAGAGTTAATGCAGACTTGACTGCATTCTACAGATGTTCAATCTATGGCTATCAAGACACACTCTACACTCACTCCTTCAGACAATTCTACAGAGAAAGCGACATATATGGCACCATAGACTTCATATTCGGAAACGCGGCAGCCATCTTTCAAGGCTGCAACATTGTTTCACTAATGCCAATACCCGGCCAGTTTACGGTTATCACCGCGCAATCACGAAGTAGCCCTGATGAGGACACAGGGATCTCAATCCAGAACAGTTCAATTGTAGCAAGCACTGATTTGAGTTCAAATTCGACGATGGTCAAGAGTTACCTTGGGAGGCCATGGAGGGTGTATTCTCGCACTGTGTACATAGAGTCGTACATTGATAAGTTCATTGACCCGTTGGGATGGACAAAGTGGAACAATAATAATGATGGTGATACTGAAGGGCTTGAGACTCTGTATTATGGAGAGTATGAGAATTATGGGGGTGGTTCAGACACTCGTAACCGTGTTGATTGGCCAGGATTCCATTTGTTGGATTACAATGATGCTTATAACTTCACTGTTTCGGAGTTCATTGCAGGTGATGCTTGGCTTGGTTCTACTTCTTTTCCGTATGATGATGGGATTTGA